One window from the genome of Natrialba magadii ATCC 43099 encodes:
- a CDS encoding response regulator: protein MSVDILLIDATDNSQHIQKLLAGTERTTVHLVQTGTEALEFLTQRGSYSNAASPELVLLNPQLPDVDGYDLLRNLKNEPELRAIPVIILSEFDREEDIIESYSHHANAYIHLPDDPHTLAETITGIKSFWLDIAHLPSLQ, encoded by the coding sequence ATGTCTGTTGATATCCTGCTTATCGACGCAACTGACAACTCTCAACACATCCAGAAACTGCTCGCGGGAACAGAACGCACCACCGTCCACCTCGTTCAGACAGGGACTGAGGCACTCGAGTTCCTCACCCAGCGTGGGAGCTATTCAAACGCCGCCTCCCCAGAGCTAGTACTGTTGAACCCACAGCTGCCTGACGTCGACGGCTACGACCTCCTTCGAAACCTCAAAAATGAGCCAGAGTTGAGAGCAATACCCGTCATTATCCTCTCAGAATTCGACCGTGAAGAGGATATCATCGAATCCTACTCCCATCACGCAAACGCATATATCCATCTCCCAGACGACCCACATACCCTGGCAGAAACCATCACTGGCATCAAATCATTCTGGCTCGACATCGCACACCTCCCATCCCTGCAGTAA
- a CDS encoding signal recognition particle protein Srp54 — protein MVLDDLGSSLRGSLDKLRGKSRISEEDVEEIVKEIQRSLLSADVDVSLVMELSDNIKERALEEEPPAGTPARDFVLRIVYEELVGLIGDSTELPLEEQTILLAGLQGSGKTTSSAKMAWWFSTKGLRPAIIQTDTFRPGAYDQAKEMAGRAEVDFYGNPDNDDPVEIARKGLEATSEADVHIVDTAGRHALEDDLIAEIEQIEGVVEPDTSLLVLDAAIGQGAKEQAQQFDESIGIDGVVITKLDGTAKGGGALTAVDQTDSSIAFLGTGEEVQDVERFEPDSFISRLLGMGDLGQLAERVERAMEQTQIEDDDWDPEDMLQGQFTLNDMQKQMEAMNNMGPLDQVMDMIPGFGGGIKDQLPDDAMDVTQERMHSFSVIMDSMTDAEKEYPKAIGASQIERIARGSGTSEEQVRELLQQYKMMEKTIKQFQGMGSEQEMQRMMKQMQQGGGGGGGGGMGGLGPF, from the coding sequence ATGGTACTCGACGATCTCGGGAGTTCTCTGCGGGGCAGTCTCGATAAGCTCCGCGGGAAGTCACGAATTAGTGAGGAGGACGTCGAGGAGATCGTCAAGGAGATCCAGCGCTCCTTGCTCTCCGCCGACGTTGACGTCTCGCTCGTGATGGAGCTGTCGGACAACATCAAAGAGCGTGCACTCGAGGAGGAACCCCCGGCCGGGACGCCGGCGCGGGACTTCGTCCTCCGTATTGTCTACGAGGAACTCGTCGGCCTCATCGGCGACTCGACGGAACTGCCACTCGAGGAACAGACCATTCTGCTTGCGGGACTGCAGGGGTCGGGGAAGACGACCTCCTCGGCCAAGATGGCCTGGTGGTTCTCGACGAAGGGACTTCGGCCGGCGATCATCCAGACGGACACGTTCCGACCCGGTGCGTACGATCAGGCCAAGGAGATGGCCGGCCGCGCCGAGGTCGACTTCTACGGGAACCCGGACAACGACGACCCAGTCGAAATCGCACGGAAGGGGCTCGAGGCGACGAGCGAAGCCGACGTCCACATCGTGGACACGGCTGGCCGCCACGCACTCGAGGACGACCTGATCGCCGAGATCGAGCAGATCGAGGGCGTTGTCGAGCCCGACACGTCGCTGCTCGTCCTCGACGCAGCGATCGGACAGGGAGCCAAGGAGCAGGCCCAGCAGTTCGACGAGTCGATCGGTATCGACGGCGTCGTCATCACGAAACTGGATGGTACCGCGAAGGGTGGTGGTGCCCTTACTGCGGTCGACCAGACCGACAGTTCGATTGCCTTCCTCGGAACCGGTGAGGAGGTCCAGGACGTCGAGCGCTTCGAGCCGGACAGCTTCATCTCCCGGCTACTCGGCATGGGTGACCTCGGACAGCTCGCAGAGCGAGTCGAGCGCGCGATGGAGCAGACCCAGATCGAGGACGACGACTGGGACCCCGAAGACATGCTTCAGGGACAGTTCACCCTGAACGACATGCAAAAGCAGATGGAGGCGATGAACAACATGGGGCCGCTCGATCAGGTGATGGACATGATCCCTGGTTTCGGCGGCGGGATCAAGGACCAGCTTCCTGACGACGCGATGGACGTCACCCAGGAGCGGATGCACAGCTTCAGCGTCATCATGGATTCGATGACTGACGCCGAGAAAGAATATCCGAAGGCAATCGGCGCGAGTCAGATCGAGCGCATCGCTCGCGGCTCCGGGACGAGCGAGGAACAGGTCCGCGAACTCCTTCAGCAGTACAAGATGATGGAGAAGACCATCAAGCAGTTCCAGGGCATGGGCTCTGAACAGGAGATGCAGCGCATGATGAAGCAGATGCAACAGGGTGGCGGCGGTGGCGGTGGCGGTGGTATGGGCGGCCTCGGCCCGTTCTGA
- a CDS encoding RNA-binding domain-containing protein, giving the protein MTDIYRVDVEATAPVYDTEVTSRVADAVANIFPNADLEESFGEIHAEAHSMDHFSELLHRQEILDTARGEFFSTREGDTFSFALKKQAAFEDRINFSVGEPDELGEISVRVRVDEPTVEEYIDQIAPPTEDGKPVDS; this is encoded by the coding sequence ATGACCGATATCTACCGCGTCGACGTCGAAGCAACGGCACCGGTCTACGACACCGAGGTGACGAGTCGGGTTGCCGACGCCGTCGCCAACATCTTCCCGAACGCCGACCTCGAGGAGTCCTTCGGTGAGATCCACGCCGAGGCGCACTCGATGGACCACTTCTCAGAGTTGCTGCACAGACAGGAGATTCTCGACACCGCCCGCGGCGAGTTCTTCTCGACGCGCGAGGGCGACACGTTCTCGTTTGCGCTCAAGAAGCAGGCGGCCTTCGAGGATCGAATCAATTTCTCCGTCGGCGAACCGGACGAACTCGGCGAGATCAGCGTCCGCGTGCGCGTCGACGAACCGACGGTCGAGGAGTACATCGACCAGATTGCGCCGCCGACAGAAGACGGAAAGCCAGTCGATAGCTAA
- a CDS encoding AAA family ATPase: MHVIGTVGLPGSGKGEAATVAREDGIPVVTMGDVVRQETADRGLDPTKDHGTVAQALREENGPAAIAERSLPMIEDRLADHETVLVDGIRSDVEVDVFEERFSEAFTLVSIEAPFDVRAERIDARGRDASEANGGEGLAARDERERGFGMDDAMEHADVVVENTESLESFHEQIQSIIRDGATAESVDTDESESESESERETTASESESEAEPEEPQP; encoded by the coding sequence ATGCACGTCATCGGAACGGTGGGACTCCCCGGAAGCGGCAAGGGAGAGGCCGCCACCGTCGCACGCGAAGATGGAATCCCGGTCGTGACGATGGGCGACGTCGTCCGCCAGGAGACCGCAGATCGCGGGCTCGACCCGACGAAGGACCATGGCACGGTCGCACAGGCGCTACGCGAGGAGAACGGGCCGGCAGCCATCGCCGAGCGCTCGCTCCCGATGATCGAGGACCGACTTGCGGATCACGAAACGGTGCTCGTCGACGGGATCCGCTCAGATGTCGAGGTCGACGTCTTCGAAGAACGATTTAGCGAGGCGTTTACGCTGGTCAGTATCGAGGCCCCCTTCGACGTTCGAGCCGAGCGGATCGATGCCCGCGGACGTGATGCGAGCGAAGCGAACGGTGGCGAAGGTCTGGCCGCCCGCGACGAGCGCGAGCGCGGCTTCGGGATGGACGACGCAATGGAGCATGCCGACGTCGTCGTCGAGAACACCGAGTCACTCGAGTCCTTCCACGAGCAAATACAGTCGATTATCCGCGACGGAGCGACTGCCGAGTCCGTGGACACGGACGAGTCTGAGTCTGAGTCTGAGTCAGAACGAGAGACCACCGCGAGCGAGAGCGAGAGCGAAGCAGAACCCGAAGAACCCCAACCGTAG
- a CDS encoding bactofilin family protein produces the protein MRGNVRADGDVVIAADGGLDGNLRADGAVVLESGADVDGNVTVATHVMLDSATEIDGNLEAGGDVLLDGDAHVDGNLEASRYVVLVEGASVDGNLTAGDAVHLGVNTDVDGNVTASSVQLDSSATVAGNGTGDATRID, from the coding sequence GTGAGGGGGAACGTCCGAGCAGATGGTGACGTCGTGATCGCCGCCGACGGTGGCCTCGACGGAAACCTTCGCGCCGACGGCGCAGTGGTTCTCGAGAGCGGTGCTGACGTCGACGGAAACGTCACTGTCGCTACCCACGTGATGCTCGACAGTGCCACCGAGATCGACGGCAATCTCGAGGCGGGAGGTGACGTGTTACTCGATGGAGATGCACACGTCGACGGTAATCTCGAGGCAAGCCGATACGTTGTGCTCGTCGAGGGGGCGAGCGTCGATGGGAATCTCACCGCGGGCGATGCCGTTCACCTCGGGGTAAACACCGACGTCGACGGAAACGTCACTGCTTCCAGCGTGCAACTCGACTCGAGTGCCACCGTCGCCGGAAACGGTACTGGAGATGCGACGAGAATTGACTGA
- a CDS encoding HalOD1 output domain-containing protein: MSTRVITEVAAAKGESPMDMQPPPYDAIDPSALNALFTHITASQNGTVTFTYNGCTVTVTSSGQVAVQPPTE; this comes from the coding sequence GTGAGCACCAGAGTCATCACCGAAGTTGCTGCAGCGAAAGGAGAGTCTCCAATGGACATGCAGCCACCACCCTACGATGCAATTGACCCCAGTGCATTAAACGCCCTCTTCACCCATATTACAGCCTCGCAAAACGGCACAGTCACGTTCACATATAACGGCTGTACTGTCACCGTCACGAGCTCCGGGCAAGTAGCTGTTCAGCCTCCGACTGAGTAA
- a CDS encoding Lrp/AsnC family transcriptional regulator translates to MSSYQLDEVDKAIIHFLQKDARNNTTTEIAAEVDVSASTVGNRINQLEDEGVIEGYNPNLNYEQAQLPLHIMFVCSAPVAKQTQLAEEALDVFGVVNVREMLSGTRNIRVETISREFDEIERSVQELDALGLEIETSEIIKQEYTRPFDHFGSDLLED, encoded by the coding sequence ATGAGTTCCTACCAGCTAGATGAGGTAGACAAAGCTATCATTCATTTTCTCCAGAAAGATGCGCGGAATAACACAACGACCGAAATAGCTGCAGAGGTGGATGTGTCAGCCAGCACAGTCGGGAACCGTATCAACCAACTCGAAGATGAAGGTGTTATCGAGGGGTACAATCCAAATTTGAACTATGAACAGGCACAACTCCCACTTCACATCATGTTCGTTTGTAGCGCGCCAGTCGCTAAACAGACACAACTCGCCGAAGAGGCGCTTGACGTGTTCGGCGTTGTGAACGTACGAGAGATGCTATCCGGCACTCGCAATATACGAGTCGAGACGATCAGCAGGGAGTTCGACGAAATAGAACGGTCCGTTCAAGAACTGGATGCGCTTGGCCTCGAGATTGAAACCTCCGAGATCATTAAACAAGAGTACACACGTCCGTTCGACCATTTTGGATCTGACTTGCTTGAAGACTAG